The Sorangiineae bacterium MSr11367 genome window below encodes:
- a CDS encoding FtsQ-type POTRA domain-containing protein, whose protein sequence is MSGVNPTNRRVAKPQLPPDVMELADAEDAFETEPEEPELEEGSAPPPKRPRGALFRALQGITGFALVAGVSVSVAYAARHYVTHSPRFAVTDIEIVGAKSRTPETVAAEAGVAKAQNIFAVDLDEARTRLSQDPWVREATLARRLPGTVIIQIAEREAVALVALGDLYLSTRSGEIFKRIEPGDPSDLPIITGITPEAVADDREGVAQSIRRALDLAGDYEHGPLAQRARLQEIHLARDGSTTLIVGKNALQLNLGDPPFRRKLDQAVRVLAELDRRGARADAIMLDNDARPERVVVRMR, encoded by the coding sequence ATGAGCGGGGTAAACCCCACCAACCGCCGCGTTGCCAAGCCGCAGCTTCCGCCCGACGTCATGGAGCTCGCCGACGCCGAGGACGCGTTCGAAACCGAGCCCGAGGAACCCGAGCTCGAAGAAGGCAGCGCTCCGCCGCCGAAGCGCCCGCGCGGGGCTTTGTTCCGCGCTTTGCAGGGCATCACTGGCTTCGCGCTGGTCGCCGGGGTGTCGGTGTCCGTGGCCTATGCCGCGCGGCACTACGTCACCCACAGCCCGCGCTTTGCCGTGACCGACATCGAGATCGTCGGCGCCAAATCCCGCACGCCGGAGACGGTGGCCGCCGAGGCCGGCGTCGCCAAAGCCCAGAACATTTTCGCCGTGGATCTCGACGAGGCACGCACCCGCCTCTCCCAGGATCCTTGGGTGCGCGAGGCCACGCTCGCCCGGCGCCTTCCCGGTACCGTCATCATCCAGATTGCCGAGCGCGAGGCCGTGGCGCTCGTCGCCTTGGGCGACCTTTACTTGAGCACGCGCAGCGGCGAAATTTTCAAGCGCATCGAGCCGGGCGACCCGAGCGATCTCCCCATCATCACGGGCATCACGCCCGAGGCCGTCGCCGACGATCGCGAGGGGGTCGCGCAATCGATCCGGCGCGCGCTCGACCTCGCGGGTGACTACGAGCACGGTCCCCTTGCGCAACGGGCCCGTCTGCAGGAAATCCACCTGGCCCGCGATGGGTCGACCACGCTGATCGTCGGCAAAAACGCCCTCCAACTCAACCTGGGCGACCCGCCATTTCGCCGCAAACTCGATCAAGCGGTGCGCGTTCTCGCGGAACTCGATCGCCGTGGCGCCAGGGCCGACGCCATCATGCTCGACAACGACGCCCGGCCCGAACGCGTGGTGGTCCGGATGCGCTAG
- a CDS encoding dipeptidyl peptidase 3: MRLFAAASLVALVACSPSTPSSSATPAPRAAEPPRSAASPVATPQVSKSLGLVGDIAVASYPPSGFERLTAEQRALAYHLASAALAGDVIFTMQTSRFAWPARQAVQNVLAKRDKLEPSVRDKLLEYRRFLFVHHGLHDKSTGAKYTPPIARAEFEKAAHATGVSVPADLLAAMFDPKVQPAQVNKSPGVGKDPIAESASNHYEGITSKDLHLFQEQYELNGRLVKQGGKVVEQVYRSGDAKTPAGLAAPELKRVIEHLQAASTLAPAAQKEALRHLVNYLATGEPEEFRKHDIAWVAQTFPVDYILGFIEVALDVRQRKGSFEGFVAIADPQHDPQLQALAREAAYFEQKLPTPKEYKRDVFRVPAAAAVSVLAATGEAGFFTFGGVNLPNSQEMRETHGSKNFINESSVTAFREMREAKMLDEFVVPEARAEVRRCSPYLIDAAIGFHEVTGHGSGKVSSTLQGDPAKLLAPYYSAMEEGRANLVANYLVGDPKTVQIGLLPDARCARVYPTLEEAMTLEFLSWVPEGDRIEEDHMQGAFIRLGIFLEKGVTKVEERNGKIFFTVKDPEAWRRAAGELLTEHQRIKATGDKAAMAALVEKYGSRLNTTWRDQVIARVKSLNLPRALATVPPVLTPIRDTKGQVVDAKAEQVTSLDAYLDVLEGS, from the coding sequence ATGCGCCTGTTTGCGGCGGCCTCGCTGGTCGCGCTCGTAGCCTGTTCCCCTTCCACGCCTTCCAGCTCTGCAACGCCGGCGCCCCGGGCCGCCGAGCCGCCGCGGTCGGCGGCGTCCCCGGTGGCGACGCCGCAGGTGTCGAAGTCTTTGGGGCTGGTGGGGGACATCGCCGTGGCGTCGTATCCGCCGTCGGGCTTCGAGCGGCTCACCGCCGAGCAGCGCGCCCTGGCCTACCACCTCGCGAGCGCGGCGCTGGCGGGCGACGTGATTTTCACGATGCAGACCTCGCGCTTCGCGTGGCCCGCCCGGCAGGCCGTGCAGAACGTGTTGGCCAAACGGGACAAGCTCGAGCCGTCGGTGCGCGACAAGCTGCTCGAGTACCGGCGCTTTCTGTTCGTGCACCATGGGCTGCACGACAAATCGACGGGGGCCAAGTACACGCCGCCCATCGCACGGGCGGAGTTCGAGAAGGCGGCGCATGCGACCGGTGTGAGCGTGCCGGCGGATCTGCTCGCGGCGATGTTCGATCCCAAGGTGCAACCGGCGCAGGTGAACAAGTCGCCGGGCGTGGGCAAAGATCCCATCGCGGAGAGCGCGTCGAACCATTACGAAGGCATCACGAGCAAGGATCTGCACCTGTTCCAGGAGCAGTACGAGCTCAATGGGCGCTTGGTGAAGCAGGGCGGAAAGGTCGTCGAGCAGGTGTACCGCTCCGGGGACGCGAAAACGCCGGCGGGGCTGGCCGCGCCCGAGTTGAAGCGCGTCATCGAGCACCTGCAGGCTGCGAGCACACTGGCGCCGGCGGCGCAAAAGGAGGCGCTGCGGCACTTGGTGAACTATCTGGCCACGGGGGAGCCGGAGGAGTTTCGCAAGCACGACATCGCGTGGGTCGCGCAGACGTTTCCCGTGGACTACATCTTGGGCTTCATCGAGGTGGCGCTGGACGTGCGCCAGCGCAAAGGAAGCTTCGAGGGCTTCGTGGCCATCGCCGATCCGCAGCACGATCCACAGCTGCAGGCATTGGCGCGCGAGGCAGCGTACTTCGAGCAGAAGCTGCCCACGCCGAAGGAGTACAAGCGCGACGTGTTCCGCGTGCCCGCCGCCGCCGCGGTGAGCGTGCTCGCGGCGACGGGCGAGGCGGGGTTCTTCACCTTCGGCGGGGTGAATCTGCCGAACTCGCAGGAGATGCGCGAGACGCACGGCTCGAAGAACTTTATCAACGAGAGCAGCGTCACGGCCTTTCGCGAGATGCGCGAGGCGAAGATGCTCGACGAGTTCGTCGTGCCGGAGGCCCGCGCCGAGGTGCGGCGGTGCTCACCGTACTTGATCGACGCGGCCATCGGATTCCACGAGGTCACGGGCCATGGCTCCGGGAAGGTGAGCAGCACCTTGCAGGGGGATCCGGCCAAGCTTTTGGCGCCCTACTACTCCGCGATGGAGGAAGGGCGCGCCAACTTGGTCGCGAACTACCTCGTGGGCGACCCAAAGACGGTGCAGATCGGCCTCTTGCCCGACGCACGGTGCGCACGCGTGTACCCCACGCTCGAAGAAGCGATGACCCTGGAGTTCCTCTCTTGGGTCCCCGAAGGCGATCGCATCGAGGAGGATCATATGCAGGGCGCATTCATTCGCCTGGGCATCTTCCTGGAGAAAGGCGTGACCAAGGTCGAAGAGCGCAACGGGAAGATCTTCTTCACGGTGAAAGATCCTGAAGCGTGGCGCCGCGCTGCGGGCGAGCTCTTGACCGAGCACCAACGCATCAAGGCGACCGGCGACAAAGCCGCGATGGCCGCCTTGGTGGAGAAGTACGGGTCACGATTGAACACCACATGGCGCGATCAAGTCATCGCGCGCGTGAAGAGCCTGAACCTGCCGCGCGCGCTGGCCACGGTGCCCCCGGTGCTCACGCCGATTCGCGACACGAAGGGTCAAGTGGTCGACGCGAAGGCCGAGCAAGTGACGTCACTCGATGCCTACCTCGACGTGCTCGAGGGGTCGTAG
- the ftsZ gene encoding cell division protein FtsZ, producing the protein MSFSIEFADEQQEYQARIKVIGCGGSGGNAVNTMINFGLEGVEFIVVNTDAQALNANFAPTKLNIGNNVTKGLGAGADPERGRKAALEDVQRIKELISGADMVFVTAGMGGGTGTGAAPVIAQLAREEGALTVGVVTKPFLFEGRQRARRAEVGLAGLAEHVDTLITIPNQKLLLLGDEDLTFIDAFRKADEVLYQAVKGISDLITQNGIVNVDFADVKTVMSERGRALMGTGIAKGQNRARMAAEMAITSPLLDDISVEGATGILINIVGGPDLKMREIQEAASLVQEQAHEDANIIFGSSIDESLGENVKVTVIATGFDVADRALLQEAAARGQLSTPQPIPTHQLRDSSYNMRAPAYPSMRPQAPAYPEPQQHVPAVSRRAPPSQHAQTYQQPSAAPQSRLPLRESPDTRRDARWAEAPDSRGRAERSSSFPAFETDWDVPAFQRKHGG; encoded by the coding sequence ATGAGTTTCTCGATCGAGTTCGCGGACGAGCAGCAGGAGTACCAGGCGCGCATCAAAGTCATCGGCTGCGGCGGCTCCGGCGGGAACGCGGTCAACACCATGATCAACTTCGGCCTAGAGGGCGTGGAGTTCATCGTGGTCAACACCGACGCGCAGGCGCTCAATGCCAATTTCGCGCCCACCAAGCTGAACATCGGCAACAACGTGACCAAGGGTCTCGGTGCCGGTGCGGATCCCGAGCGCGGGCGCAAAGCCGCGCTGGAAGACGTGCAGCGGATCAAGGAATTGATCAGCGGCGCGGACATGGTTTTCGTCACCGCCGGCATGGGCGGCGGCACCGGCACGGGCGCAGCCCCGGTCATCGCGCAGCTCGCGCGGGAGGAAGGTGCCCTGACCGTCGGCGTGGTGACCAAGCCGTTCCTCTTCGAGGGACGCCAGCGCGCACGCCGCGCGGAGGTCGGCCTCGCCGGCCTGGCCGAGCACGTGGACACGCTGATTACGATTCCGAATCAGAAATTGCTTTTGCTGGGCGACGAAGATCTGACCTTCATCGATGCTTTCCGTAAGGCCGATGAAGTTCTGTATCAAGCCGTCAAAGGCATCAGCGATTTGATTACGCAGAACGGCATCGTCAACGTCGACTTCGCCGACGTGAAGACGGTCATGAGCGAGCGCGGTCGCGCCCTGATGGGGACCGGCATCGCCAAGGGCCAAAACCGCGCCCGCATGGCCGCCGAAATGGCCATTACGTCGCCGCTGCTCGACGATATCTCGGTCGAGGGCGCGACGGGCATCCTGATCAACATCGTCGGTGGCCCGGACCTGAAGATGCGCGAAATCCAGGAGGCGGCCTCGCTCGTGCAAGAGCAGGCGCACGAGGACGCGAACATCATCTTCGGCTCGAGCATCGACGAGTCGCTGGGCGAGAACGTGAAGGTCACGGTCATCGCCACCGGCTTCGACGTGGCCGACCGCGCGCTGCTCCAGGAAGCTGCTGCCCGCGGCCAGCTTTCCACGCCGCAGCCCATTCCGACGCACCAACTGCGCGACTCGAGCTACAACATGCGCGCCCCGGCGTATCCGTCGATGCGCCCGCAGGCGCCGGCCTACCCGGAGCCGCAGCAGCACGTTCCCGCGGTCTCGCGGCGCGCGCCACCTTCCCAACACGCGCAGACATACCAGCAGCCCTCGGCGGCGCCGCAAAGCCGTCTCCCGCTCCGCGAGTCGCCCGATACGCGTCGCGATGCGCGCTGGGCCGAGGCGCCCGACTCGCGTGGCCGCGCCGAGCGCAGCTCGAGCTTCCCCGCCTTCGAGACGGATTGGGACGTCCCCGCCTTTCAGCGCAAGCACGGCGGCTAA
- a CDS encoding PAS domain-containing protein, translating to MDHSSDSEEARLRRRIADLEERLRERDAEIERLGRTDLSASERELLAIFRAMTDVVLVLDREGRYIKVAPTAPDLLYAPSVDLVGRTIREAIGPEAEAQFLPPILRALETRQVVYLEEYALPIAGRNIWFSGSVSPMTEDSVVFVARDITDRKEAIEQRIRQEELIRAQSQMLAQLSSPLIPITDFIVVMPLIGALDEARVHRITESLLTGIIDQRARVAIVDVTGVTEVTASLAEMIVRAAHATRLLGAEVILSGIRPNVAKALVEIGADLGDIACHTNLKNAIAAAMAEFSG from the coding sequence ATGGATCACTCTTCCGACAGCGAAGAGGCCCGCCTGCGGCGCCGCATCGCAGATCTCGAGGAGCGCCTTCGTGAGCGCGATGCCGAAATCGAGCGGCTCGGGCGAACGGATCTCAGCGCCTCCGAGCGTGAGCTTCTCGCGATCTTCCGCGCGATGACCGACGTGGTCCTGGTTCTCGATCGCGAGGGCCGCTACATCAAGGTGGCTCCGACCGCGCCGGATTTGCTGTACGCCCCCTCGGTCGACCTCGTGGGCCGCACCATCCGCGAGGCCATCGGCCCCGAGGCGGAGGCGCAGTTTCTTCCGCCGATTTTGCGTGCGTTGGAGACGCGGCAGGTCGTCTACCTCGAGGAGTATGCGCTGCCGATCGCCGGCCGCAATATCTGGTTCTCCGGCTCCGTCTCGCCGATGACCGAAGACTCGGTCGTCTTCGTGGCGCGCGACATCACGGATCGCAAGGAGGCCATCGAGCAGCGCATCCGGCAGGAGGAGTTGATCCGCGCGCAATCGCAAATGCTCGCGCAGCTCTCCTCACCGCTGATCCCCATCACCGACTTCATCGTGGTCATGCCCCTCATCGGCGCTCTCGACGAAGCGCGCGTTCACCGCATCACGGAGTCGTTGCTCACCGGCATCATCGACCAGAGGGCCCGCGTCGCCATCGTCGACGTCACCGGCGTCACTGAGGTCACCGCCTCCCTCGCAGAAATGATCGTCCGCGCCGCCCACGCCACGCGCCTTCTCGGCGCCGAGGTCATCCTGAGCGGCATCCGCCCCAACGTCGCCAAGGCCCTCGTCGAAATCGGCGCCGACCTCGGCGACATCGCGTGCCACACCAACTTGAAAAACGCCATCGCCGCGGCCATGGCCGAGTTTTCGGGTTAG
- the murC gene encoding UDP-N-acetylmuramate--L-alanine ligase: MFRGRVRRVHFVGIGGIGMSGLAEILRTMEFEVSGSDRKPNEITHRLESLGVTFREGHAPEFVEGADVVVHSSAIQWNNPELTRARALEIPIISRGELLAELMRVKYTVAIAGSHGKTTTTSLVATVLRAAGLDPTVVVGGKVNALGSNARLGAGDLFVAEADESDGSFLRLTPTIAVVTNIDPEHLDHYGTFENLKAAFVEYANRTPFYGLSVLCLDHPHVQEVLPRISRRHVTYGVSRQADYRASNLRFEGLATRFDCQRRGQTLGEFTVRMPGAHNVLNALSVIAVADELEIPLDVTRDAIASFHGVQRRFTVVGQPALEKGGRRGDVLIIDDYGHHPAEIEATLDAAQRGFDDRRVVVAFQPHRYTRTHSLFEEFTRAFNKADLLLVTDVYAAGEQPIEGATGESLAHAIRAHGHHAVRYVPDKKQIAAELLDLVEPGDLVIALGAGDINASARELHAALGKGGA; the protein is encoded by the coding sequence ATGTTCCGCGGTCGCGTGCGGCGCGTCCACTTCGTGGGCATCGGCGGCATCGGCATGAGCGGCCTCGCCGAGATCCTGCGAACCATGGAGTTCGAGGTCTCCGGCTCGGATCGCAAGCCGAACGAGATCACGCATCGCCTCGAGAGCCTGGGCGTCACCTTTCGCGAAGGGCACGCCCCGGAGTTCGTCGAAGGCGCGGACGTGGTGGTGCACTCCAGCGCGATCCAGTGGAACAACCCCGAGCTCACGCGGGCCCGGGCCCTGGAGATCCCGATCATCTCGCGCGGTGAGCTCCTCGCCGAGTTGATGCGCGTCAAGTACACCGTGGCCATCGCCGGCTCCCACGGAAAGACCACCACGACGTCGCTGGTGGCCACCGTGCTGCGGGCGGCGGGGCTCGATCCCACGGTGGTCGTCGGCGGCAAGGTGAACGCGCTCGGATCGAATGCGCGCCTCGGCGCGGGCGATCTCTTCGTCGCCGAGGCCGACGAAAGCGATGGGTCGTTCCTGCGGCTCACCCCGACCATCGCGGTGGTGACGAACATCGATCCCGAGCACCTCGACCACTACGGCACCTTCGAGAACCTGAAGGCGGCGTTCGTCGAGTACGCGAATCGCACGCCATTTTATGGCCTTTCGGTGCTCTGCCTCGACCATCCGCACGTGCAAGAGGTGCTTCCTCGCATCTCGCGGCGCCACGTCACCTACGGCGTCTCGCGGCAGGCCGACTACCGCGCGAGCAACCTGCGCTTCGAGGGCCTCGCCACGCGCTTCGACTGCCAGCGGCGCGGGCAGACTTTGGGCGAGTTCACCGTGCGCATGCCGGGCGCTCACAACGTGCTCAATGCCCTGAGCGTCATCGCCGTGGCCGACGAGCTGGAGATCCCGCTGGATGTCACGCGCGATGCCATCGCGTCCTTCCACGGTGTCCAGCGCCGCTTCACGGTCGTCGGCCAACCGGCGCTCGAGAAGGGCGGGCGCCGTGGCGACGTTCTGATCATCGACGACTACGGCCATCATCCGGCCGAAATCGAGGCCACGCTCGATGCTGCGCAGCGCGGCTTCGACGATCGCCGCGTGGTCGTCGCCTTCCAGCCGCACCGCTACACGCGCACGCACTCGCTGTTCGAAGAGTTCACCCGCGCCTTCAACAAGGCCGATTTGCTCCTCGTCACCGACGTCTACGCCGCGGGCGAGCAGCCCATCGAGGGCGCGACCGGTGAATCGCTGGCCCACGCCATCCGCGCCCACGGCCACCATGCCGTGCGCTACGTGCCGGACAAGAAGCAAATCGCTGCGGAGCTGCTCGATCTCGTCGAGCCGGGCGACCTGGTCATTGCCCTTGGTGCAGGCGACATCAACGCCAGCGCCCGCGAGCTCCATGCTGCGCTTGGCAAAGGAGGCGCATGA
- a CDS encoding C39 family peptidase, whose product MQAAFVLDVPYVAQNPELARGCEVTALTMLLRYAGVSSADKMTLAEQIDKVPYMEDGFHGNPYEAFVGDMYTFENPGYGVYHGPVARLAEQYMPNQIVDLTGANFDTLLMAHVARGRPVWVISNALWRKLADSEFETWHTRSGDVRITWEEHSVVITGFDSTSVYINDPLDPSKGKNKRLNRKNFREAWEQMGRQAITYRLGK is encoded by the coding sequence GTGCAAGCCGCCTTCGTGCTCGACGTGCCGTACGTCGCGCAGAATCCCGAATTGGCGCGCGGCTGCGAGGTGACCGCGCTCACCATGTTGCTCCGGTACGCGGGCGTCTCCAGCGCCGACAAAATGACCTTGGCCGAACAGATCGACAAGGTCCCGTACATGGAAGACGGCTTTCACGGGAATCCGTACGAAGCCTTCGTTGGGGATATGTACACCTTCGAGAACCCGGGCTACGGCGTCTACCATGGGCCGGTCGCGCGGCTCGCGGAGCAATACATGCCCAACCAGATCGTCGATCTGACGGGGGCGAACTTCGACACGCTCCTCATGGCGCATGTCGCAAGAGGGCGACCCGTTTGGGTCATCAGCAACGCGCTCTGGCGCAAGCTCGCCGACTCCGAATTCGAGACGTGGCACACGCGCTCGGGCGACGTGCGGATCACGTGGGAGGAGCACTCCGTGGTCATCACGGGCTTCGACTCGACGTCGGTGTACATCAACGACCCGCTCGATCCGAGCAAGGGCAAAAACAAGCGCCTCAATCGCAAGAACTTCCGCGAGGCGTGGGAGCAGATGGGCCGTCAGGCCATCACGTACCGCCTTGGCAAATGA
- the ftsA gene encoding cell division protein FtsA gives MSTPLSNGEIVVGLDVGTTKVCAVVGEVAEDGITILGVGSVPCRGLRKGIVSNIDWTVRSIKDAIESAQTMAGVEIRTVYAGVAGSHIRSMVSDGVAAIAGGEVTRADVERVLEGARAIPVDADRQILHVLPREYVVDTQDGIRDPIGMSGVRLGVKVNLVTAATTCVQNVIRCAERCNLAVADVVLEPLASAESVLSDDEKEIGAAVIDIGGGTTDILLYVDGGIAHTSVIPVGGNNITNDIAAGLRTPMAEADRLKRLSGCALGRMVADDEEIEVPGVGGHPPRRVSRRVLSDIVEPRVEEIFAVVRKRIEDTGLIEQLSAGAVLTGGAVLLEGMTEFAEEVLGMPVRIGHPVGVRGLTQLIAGPQYATGVGLVKYGAQVMSEAAVREASPPAQSMMRVQSGAAKPSKDAAVMTLPRAEKSKLWEWIKQAF, from the coding sequence ATGAGCACCCCGCTTTCCAACGGAGAGATCGTCGTCGGGCTGGACGTCGGCACCACCAAGGTGTGCGCCGTCGTGGGCGAGGTGGCCGAGGATGGCATCACCATCCTCGGCGTGGGCTCGGTTCCCTGCCGCGGCCTCCGCAAGGGCATCGTGTCCAACATCGACTGGACGGTGCGATCCATCAAGGACGCCATCGAGAGCGCCCAGACCATGGCCGGTGTGGAGATCCGCACGGTCTACGCCGGCGTCGCCGGGAGCCACATTCGCTCCATGGTGTCCGACGGCGTCGCCGCCATTGCCGGCGGCGAGGTCACCCGCGCCGACGTCGAGCGCGTCCTCGAAGGCGCCCGGGCCATCCCGGTCGATGCCGATCGCCAGATCCTCCACGTGCTCCCCCGCGAGTACGTCGTCGACACGCAGGACGGCATCCGCGATCCTATCGGGATGAGCGGCGTGCGTCTCGGCGTTAAGGTCAATCTCGTGACGGCGGCCACCACCTGCGTCCAAAACGTCATTCGCTGCGCCGAGCGCTGCAACCTCGCCGTGGCCGACGTGGTCCTCGAGCCGCTCGCCAGTGCCGAATCGGTCCTCTCGGACGACGAAAAGGAAATCGGCGCCGCGGTCATCGACATCGGCGGCGGCACCACGGACATCCTGCTCTACGTCGACGGCGGCATCGCGCACACCAGCGTCATCCCCGTCGGGGGCAACAACATCACCAACGACATCGCCGCGGGGCTTCGCACCCCCATGGCCGAGGCCGACCGGCTCAAGCGGCTTTCGGGCTGCGCGCTCGGCCGCATGGTCGCGGACGACGAGGAAATCGAGGTTCCCGGCGTCGGAGGCCACCCCCCGCGCCGCGTCTCCCGCCGCGTCCTCTCGGACATCGTCGAGCCGCGCGTCGAGGAGATCTTCGCCGTCGTGCGCAAGCGCATCGAGGACACGGGCCTCATCGAGCAGCTCTCCGCCGGCGCGGTTCTCACCGGCGGCGCGGTGCTCCTCGAGGGCATGACCGAGTTCGCCGAGGAGGTGCTGGGCATGCCGGTTCGCATCGGCCACCCCGTCGGGGTCCGCGGCCTGACGCAGCTCATCGCCGGTCCGCAGTACGCCACGGGCGTCGGGCTGGTGAAGTACGGCGCCCAGGTCATGAGCGAGGCCGCCGTGCGCGAGGCGTCTCCGCCGGCACAGTCCATGATGCGGGTGCAGTCTGGCGCGGCCAAACCGTCCAAGGACGCGGCCGTCATGACCCTCCCGCGCGCGGAGAAGTCCAAGCTTTGGGAGTGGATCAAGCAGGCTTTCTAA
- the murG gene encoding undecaprenyldiphospho-muramoylpentapeptide beta-N-acetylglucosaminyltransferase, translating into MAAGETTKPGIVIAGGGTGGHVFPALAIAAAASELAEVEVTFVGTAKGLESRITLPPGHRLELLDVQPIKGGGVLRAARGTGVAAVATVRAVSLLRRLRPRVVLSVGGYASGPVALAAGMLGIPLAIFEPNAAMGLANKVAAPFAQRAYLALVESEGGLPKIPPTVRASSVRILGVPLRKGFHGAPYRASSSARVLVLGGSQGAAPLNERVPEAMGRLLKDFPQLEIVHQSGRDRELLVRNAYEREKVGCATVVPFIDDVAEAIAGADLVIARAGAGTVAEISAIGRAAILIPFPFAADDHQAKNAAVLAGTGGCLAIRQEAADATRLAAEVARLLRDDATRTRMAEAARSFGRPDSARLVAEDLLRLGRWHVEANAPPAPKVVTNGVARTTNGTGNYRRIPETH; encoded by the coding sequence ATGGCAGCAGGTGAGACGACGAAACCAGGAATCGTAATTGCAGGAGGCGGTACGGGCGGGCACGTGTTCCCCGCGCTGGCCATTGCGGCAGCGGCGAGCGAGCTCGCGGAGGTCGAGGTGACCTTCGTCGGCACCGCGAAGGGGCTCGAGTCCCGCATCACCCTACCGCCCGGGCACCGGCTCGAGCTGCTCGACGTTCAGCCTATCAAGGGCGGTGGCGTCCTGCGCGCCGCACGCGGAACGGGCGTCGCGGCCGTGGCCACGGTGCGCGCGGTCTCGCTGCTCCGCCGCTTGCGGCCGCGCGTGGTGCTGAGCGTGGGCGGTTATGCTTCGGGCCCGGTGGCCTTGGCCGCGGGCATGCTGGGCATCCCGCTGGCCATTTTCGAGCCCAACGCCGCCATGGGCCTCGCCAACAAGGTGGCCGCGCCGTTCGCGCAGCGCGCCTACCTGGCGTTGGTCGAGTCGGAGGGTGGCTTGCCGAAGATCCCGCCCACCGTGCGCGCCTCCAGCGTGCGCATCCTCGGCGTGCCTTTGCGCAAGGGATTTCACGGTGCTCCGTACCGCGCATCCTCCTCGGCGCGCGTTCTCGTCCTGGGCGGAAGCCAGGGCGCGGCGCCGCTCAACGAGCGCGTGCCGGAGGCCATGGGCCGCCTGCTGAAGGACTTCCCGCAGCTCGAAATCGTGCACCAATCGGGCCGCGATCGCGAGCTCCTCGTGCGCAATGCCTACGAGCGCGAGAAGGTCGGTTGCGCCACGGTCGTTCCCTTCATCGACGACGTGGCCGAGGCCATCGCGGGGGCCGATCTCGTGATTGCGCGGGCCGGCGCGGGCACCGTGGCAGAGATCTCGGCCATCGGACGCGCGGCGATCCTCATCCCGTTCCCCTTTGCCGCCGATGACCATCAGGCCAAAAATGCGGCCGTCTTGGCCGGCACCGGCGGGTGCCTGGCCATCCGGCAGGAAGCGGCCGATGCCACACGCTTGGCGGCCGAAGTCGCGCGCCTGCTTCGCGACGACGCGACGCGCACCCGCATGGCCGAGGCGGCACGCTCCTTCGGGCGCCCCGATTCCGCGCGCCTGGTCGCCGAGGATCTTCTGCGCCTCGGACGCTGGCACGTCGAGGCGAACGCACCGCCCGCGCCCAAGGTCGTCACCAACGGCGTCGCACGCACGACCAATGGCACCGGCAACTACCGCCGCATCCCGGAGACGCACTGA